A window of Juglans regia cultivar Chandler chromosome 7, Walnut 2.0, whole genome shotgun sequence contains these coding sequences:
- the LOC118348941 gene encoding protein FAR1-RELATED SEQUENCE 5-like, with translation MPQFHSSVNPSIDLHFASPSNVEEILSTTPDSREVESLSTSTIPNTVESKDDDESRTQNIVHTEVSDNIEEPKLGMLFKSEEELFSYYKKYGKQCGFGVSTQSSKRFKDGTLRYITLGCARGGKARNRTSNVARPRPTSKTECKAKINATFVDGMLKVLSVHNEHNHGLSPQKSRFFRCNREVSESVKRVLDTNDQAGIRMNKSFASLVQGAGGYENLSFLEKDCRNYIDKARHIRVGKGGAGALREYFARMQYKHDAFFALMDLDDDGLISSEDTETFIWLFETWLNCMDGNAPKAIITDQDRAMKNAIATVFPNSRHRFCLWHILKKVPEKLGSHSAYKTRLKSQLLKCVYDSQTIEEFEKCWDMLLTTYNLQENA, from the exons ATGCCTCAATTTCACTCATCAGTTAACCCGTCGATTGACTTACACTTTGCAAGTCCAAGCAATGTTGAAGAGATACTGAGTACCACACCTGACTCTAGGGAAGTTGAAAGTTTGTCTACATCCACTATTCCTAATACTGTTGAATCCAAAGATGACGATGAGTCTAGGACACAGAATATAGTGCATACTGAGGTGAGCGATAATATTGAGGAGCCGAAGCTAGGGATGCTATTTAAATCTGAAGAAGAATTATTTTCGTATTATAAGAAATATGGAAAACAATGTGGTTTCGGGGTAAGTACGCAGAGTAGTAAGAGGTTCAAGGATGGAACTCTCAGATATATCACACTTGGTTGTGCTCGTGGAGGGAAGGCACGGAATCGGACATCAAATGTCGCCAGACCACGTCCGACATCAAAAAcagaatgtaaggcaaagataAATGCTACGTTTGTTGATGGGATGTTGAAAGTGTTGAGTGTACACAATGAGCACAACCATGGTCTAAGTCCACAGAAATCAAGGTTCTTTCGTTGCAATAGAGAAGTAAGCGAGTCTGTAAAGAGAGTCTTAGATACAAATGATCAGGCGGGGATccgaatgaataagagttttgCTTCTCTTGTACAAGGAGCGGGTGGGTATGAAAACTTGTCATTTTTAGAGAAAGATTGTCGTAATTACATTGACAAGGCACGCCACATTCGAGTTGGGAAAGGTGGCGCTGGAGCCCTCCGTGAGTATTTTGCTAGGATGCAATACAAGCATGATGCATTTTTTGCACtaatggatttggatgatgacG GATTGATTTCTAGTGAGGATACTGAAACGTTTATATGGTTGTTTGAGACTTGGTTGAATTGTATGGATGGTAATGCCCCGAAGGCTATTATCACGGATCAAGAtagagcaatgaaaaatgccATTGCTACTGTCTTTCCAAATAGCCGACATAGATTTTGCTTGTGGCACATACTAAAAAAAGTACCTGAGAAATTAGGTTCCCACAGTGCATATAAAACGAGGTTGAAAAGTCAGTTGCTCAAGTGTGTGTATGACTCACAGACCattgaagagtttgaaaaatgttgggaCATGTTACTTACGACTTACAATTTGCAGGAGAATGCCTAG
- the LOC118348942 gene encoding protein FAR-RED IMPAIRED RESPONSE 1-like encodes MNAFFDGYVHAKTNLKEFVDQFDNALRKKIENENGADFQSFNFKIPVVTVSPFETIFQELYTNSKFREVQQEVMGIVGCLPILQQKNDVIATYHVEDEIHVDGFIKEVTYSVYFDEAECEVKCSCGLFEMRGILCRHIFATLKVNRVRMLPKKYILDRWRKDIKRKYTLISSSFDVVDARPDVSRYSRIMKICGDVASNAASSDEHAQDMIDKLHAMNEVYLTNKSPIQTCSNVAIQTADTTTCTSSKKVLSPLVVRGKGRPPSLRKASIMEKVCKPKTRKATQKGKHRQMHGRDIEVVDTRRNLFGETLVGTQESVPIQLRGNISEIFDSSGTQFGESMITTQESMHLGVDETQPDNEDGAQPDLRDFDL; translated from the exons atgaatgctttcttCGATGGGTATGTTCATGCTAAGACAAACTTAAAAGAATTTGTTGATCAGTTCGATAATGCATTGaggaagaagattgagaatgagAATGGAGCGGACTTCCAGTCATTCAACTTCAAAATCCCAGTTGTAACTGTCTCTCCATTCGAGACGATATTTCAGGAGTTGTACACAAACTCTAAATTTAGAGAAGTTCAACAAGAAGTAATGGGGATTGTTGGTTGTCTTCCAATTCTACAACAAAAGAATGATGTAATTGCAACATACCATGTAGAAGATGAAATCCATGTTGATGGTTTCATCAAAGAGGTTACCTATTCTGTATACTTTGATGAGGCTGAGTGCGAGGTGAAGTGTTCTTGCGGATTGTTTGAGATGAGAGGTATATTGTGTAGACATATATTTGCCACTCTGAAGGTTAATCGAGTTCGTATGCTGCCCAAGAAGTACATATTGGACCGATGGAGAAAagacataaaaagaaaatacaccCTGATAAGTAGTAGTTTTGATGTAGTTGATGCGAGGCCAGACGTGAGTAGATATTCACGTATAATGAAGATATGTGGTGATGTCGCAAGTAATGCAGCTTCATCTGATGAACATGCTCAGGATATGATTGATAAGTTGCATGCAATGAACGAGGTCTATCTCACCAACAAGTCGCCAATCCAAACTTGTTCCAACGTTGCAATTCAAACAGCAGATACAACTACATGTACGAGTTCGAAGAAAGTACTAAGTCCCCTTGTTGTGAGAGGCAAAGGCAGACCACCATCTCTGAGGAAAGCTTCCATAATGGAGAAAGTGTGCAAACCCAAGACCAGAAAGGCTACGCAAAAGGGAAAACATAGACAG ATGCATGGAAGAGATATTGAAGTTGTTGACACACGTAGGAATTTGTTTGGCGAAACATTGGTTGGGACTCAAGAGAGTGTTCCTATTCAG cTGCGTGGAAACATTTCCGAGATTTTTGACTCTAGTGGAACCCAGTTTGGCGAATCAATGATTACGACTCAAGAAAGT ATGCATCTTGGAGTGGATGAAACACAGCCGGATAATGAGGATGGAGCACAGCCAGATCTTAGGGATTTTGATTTATGA
- the LOC109010428 gene encoding haloacid dehalogenase-like hydrolase domain-containing protein At2g33255 has protein sequence MRLSSLSNSLLFLHPKPPFPMANLTTTIATSTPRARLKGIVFDMDGTLTVPAIDFAAMYKAVLGGDEYRRIKAESPSGIDILHHIENWSPDKQQKAYETIADFERRGLDRLQIMPGAAELCGFLDSKQLRRGLITRNVKESVDLFHKRFGITFCPALSREFRPYKPDPAPLLHICSVWEVLPNEVMMVGDSLKDDVACGKQAGAFTCLLDETGRYDSPVYANVDLKPDFKVSSLNEVYSLLNEHFDLAP, from the exons ATGCGCTTATCGTCCTTATCCAATTCCCTTCTATTCTTGCACCCAAAACCCCCGTTTCCAATGGCCAATCTTACCACCACCATCGCCACTTCCACTCCAAGGGCTCGTCTCAAGGGCATCGTCTTCGACATGGACGGAACCCTGACAGTCCCCGCCATCGATTTCGCCGCAATGTACAAGGCTGTGCTCGGCGGCGACGAGTACCGTCGAATCAAGGCGGAGAGCCCATCCGGTATTGACATCTTGCACCACATTGAGAACTGGAGCCCCGATAAGCAGCAAAAGGCCTACGAGACCATCGCCGATTTTGAGCGCCGGGGTCTCGATCGCCTCCAAATCATGCCCG GTGCAGCGGAACTCTGTGGCTTTCTTGATTCAAAACAACTAAG AAGGGGATTAATCACTCGCAATGTTAAGGAATCTGTTGATTTGTTTCATAAACGGTTTGGG ATTACATTTTGTCCAGCTCTTAGCAGGGAATTCCGTCCTTATAAACCAGATCCAGCACCCCTACTGCATATCTGTTCGGTCTGGGAAGTTCTACCAAATGAAGTAATGATGGTTGGCGATAGTCTTAAGGATGAT GTTGCTTGTGGGAAGCAAGCGGGAGCATTTACCTGCTTGCTTGATGAAACAGGGAGGTATGACTCCCCTGTTTATGCTAATGTGGATCTAAAGCCAGATTTCAAGGTGTCTTCCCTTAATGAAGTTTACTCACTATTGAATGAACATTTCGACCTGGCGCCATAA
- the LOC109010426 gene encoding uncharacterized protein LOC109010426 isoform X1, which yields MSDPDDSNLLIHQEPPPSLLHIPDIDHDLHDSLEANNLAMLRLNSNSNSNFSSKPDEHLHHHHKACSTCGCTRSFKRRPPSLSSSFQDSLTTTIPSSDSEPTKPKKLFLDQDYLTLLGFSKLSLPPSAPAQTQPTSLPLFHPVLCRSASDPFNSPPSKNAVVLPPMDSLAAESGFPVLNSNPHSPEHARTGVIQVTPPSNSRLPPLPPTLRRSISDPNPSPAKTHSWSSSSGDVSVGLSKEKTPNSKKRLRRMKDRMNEMNKWCEQVIREQQEEEDGGAEHNNAATKDDSLPDFEESVFVERVGEGLTVRFKCPCGKGYQILLSGRDCYYKLM from the exons ATGAGTGATCCCGATGACAGTAACCTTTTAATTCATCAAGAACCACCACCCTCTTTGCTACATATCCCTGATATTGATCATGATTTGCATGACTCGTTGGAGGCTAACAACCTCGCTATGCTCCGCCtcaacagcaacagcaacagcaacTTCAGCTCCAAACCCGACGaacacctccaccaccaccacaaggCTTGCTCCACTTGCGGCTGCACTCGTTCCTTCAAACGCCGCCCTCcctccctttcttcttctttccaagACTCCCTCACCACCACCATCCCCTCCTCCGACTCCGAACCCACCAAGCCCAAGAAGCTCTTCCTCGACCAGGACTACCTCACCCTCCTCGGCTTCTCCAAGCTCTCCCTACCCCCCTCCGCTCCTGCCCAAACCCAACCTACTTCCCTGCCCCTGTTCCACCCTGTTCTCTGTCGCTCCGCTTCTGACCCTTTCAACTCCCCCCCCTCCAAGAACGCTGTCGTCCTGCCTCCGATGGATTCCCTTGCTGCTGAGTCAGGTTTCCCCGTCCTCAACTCGAACCCTCATTCCCCGGAGCATGCGAGGACTGGTGTCATCCAGGTCACACCGCCGTCGAATTCCAGGTTGCCTCCTCTTCCTCCGACTCTGCGTCGGTCGATTTCGGACCCGAATCCGTCACCGGCGAAGACCCACTCATGGTCCTCGAGCTCTGGGGATGTAAGCGTGGGTTTGAGCAAAGAGAAGACCCCCAACTCCAAG AAGAGGCTGAGAAGGATGAAGGATCGCATGAACGAGATGAACAAGTGGTGTGAGCAGGTCATCCGAGAAcagcaagaagaagaagatggaggcGCTGAACATAATAATGCCGCAACAaag GATGATTCTTTGCCAGATTTTGAAGAATCTGTGTTCGTGGAGAGGGTAGGGGAGGGCCTAACGGTTCGTTTCAAGTGTCCCTGTGGCAAAGGCTATCAGATTCTTCTCTCTGGAAGAGACTGTTACTACAAGCTCATGTAG
- the LOC109010426 gene encoding uncharacterized protein LOC109010426 isoform X2 yields MSDPDDSNLLIHQEPPPSLLHIPDIDHDLHDSLEANNLAMLRLNSNSNSNFSSKPDEHLHHHHKACSTCGCTRSFKRRPPSLSSSFQDSLTTTIPSSDSEPTKPKKLFLDQDYLTLLGFSKLSLPPSAPAQTQPTSLPLFHPVLCRSASDPFNSPPSKNAVVLPPMDSLAAESGFPVLNSNPHSPEHARTGVIQVTPPSNSRLPPLPPTLRRSISDPNPSPAKTHSWSSSSGDVSVGLSKEKTPNSKRLRRMKDRMNEMNKWCEQVIREQQEEEDGGAEHNNAATKDDSLPDFEESVFVERVGEGLTVRFKCPCGKGYQILLSGRDCYYKLM; encoded by the exons ATGAGTGATCCCGATGACAGTAACCTTTTAATTCATCAAGAACCACCACCCTCTTTGCTACATATCCCTGATATTGATCATGATTTGCATGACTCGTTGGAGGCTAACAACCTCGCTATGCTCCGCCtcaacagcaacagcaacagcaacTTCAGCTCCAAACCCGACGaacacctccaccaccaccacaaggCTTGCTCCACTTGCGGCTGCACTCGTTCCTTCAAACGCCGCCCTCcctccctttcttcttctttccaagACTCCCTCACCACCACCATCCCCTCCTCCGACTCCGAACCCACCAAGCCCAAGAAGCTCTTCCTCGACCAGGACTACCTCACCCTCCTCGGCTTCTCCAAGCTCTCCCTACCCCCCTCCGCTCCTGCCCAAACCCAACCTACTTCCCTGCCCCTGTTCCACCCTGTTCTCTGTCGCTCCGCTTCTGACCCTTTCAACTCCCCCCCCTCCAAGAACGCTGTCGTCCTGCCTCCGATGGATTCCCTTGCTGCTGAGTCAGGTTTCCCCGTCCTCAACTCGAACCCTCATTCCCCGGAGCATGCGAGGACTGGTGTCATCCAGGTCACACCGCCGTCGAATTCCAGGTTGCCTCCTCTTCCTCCGACTCTGCGTCGGTCGATTTCGGACCCGAATCCGTCACCGGCGAAGACCCACTCATGGTCCTCGAGCTCTGGGGATGTAAGCGTGGGTTTGAGCAAAGAGAAGACCCCCAACTCCAAG AGGCTGAGAAGGATGAAGGATCGCATGAACGAGATGAACAAGTGGTGTGAGCAGGTCATCCGAGAAcagcaagaagaagaagatggaggcGCTGAACATAATAATGCCGCAACAaag GATGATTCTTTGCCAGATTTTGAAGAATCTGTGTTCGTGGAGAGGGTAGGGGAGGGCCTAACGGTTCGTTTCAAGTGTCCCTGTGGCAAAGGCTATCAGATTCTTCTCTCTGGAAGAGACTGTTACTACAAGCTCATGTAG
- the LOC109010425 gene encoding probable folate-biopterin transporter 9, chloroplastic, which produces MIYPSVSTQKPSTTVIPKFHKPPPKLSLANSMSILCFHRHKPNIINESAKPGTRFRDPITVNPTQFHFKKSVKQKGYEERRGTSSVNSQQVLLLCGFGYWIQGFRCFPWLALNFHMAHYLNMHPSTLQLVQHAGNLPMVAKPLYGLLSDAVYIGGARRIPYVSIGVILQVLSWGPLALIPVAGESLPTLMACVLLGNLGASITEVAKDALVAEYGKKHKVNGLQSYAFMALAAGGILGNLIGGYYLLKAPSRTMFIVFAILLSLQFGISVTTREESPGLPQPLNGCLARKSLSGIIRKQFSDLITAVSEKSISRPLAWIVASIAVVPILSGSIFCYQMRCLHIDASVIGMSRVISQLVLLSTTVLYNRYWKKVPMRKLIGAVQILYASSLLLDLVLVKQINLRFGIPNQVFALCFSGLAETLAQFRLLPFSVLLASLCPRGCEGSLTSFVASSLCLSAMISGFLGVGLASLMGITSSDYSSLPMGILVQFLAALIPLGWIHCIPMAEAVAEKEKKRSMSKRTRRNRRVGRMVFGSVYAYRRERESETQS; this is translated from the exons ATGATTTACCCATCTGTTTCTACTCAAAAACCCTCTACAACGGTAATACCAAAATTCCATAAGCCCCCACCAAAGCTTTCTCTCGCCAACTCCATGTCCATCCTTTGTTTCCATCGTCACAAACCTAACATCATTAACGAATCCGCAAAACCCGGAACCCGTTTCAGAGACCCCATTACTGTGAACCCAACTCAATTCCATTTCAAAAAAAGCGTGAAACAGAAGGGATACGAGGAGAGAAGAGGAACTTCCTCAGTGAATAGCCAGCAAGTGTTGCTTTTGTGTGGGTTTGGCTATTGGATACAGGGCTTTAGGTGTTTCCCATGGCTCGCTCTCAACTTCCACATGGCTCACTACCTTAACATGCACCCTTCAACATTGCAGCTGGTGCAACATGCCGGTAACCTTCCCATGGTTGCTAAGCCTCTCTACGGATTATTGTCGGATGCTGTTTATATTGGTGGCGCTCGAAGAATACCTTATGTTTCCATTGGAG TTATTTTGCAGGTCTTGTCATGGGGGCCATTAGCACTAATCCCTGTTGCTGGTGAATCCCTTCCAACTCTCATGGCTTGTGTTCTTCTCGGTAATCTTGGAGCATCTATTACAGAAGTTGCAAAAGATGCTCTTGTTGCAGAGTATGGCAAAAAACACAAAGTAAATGGACTTCAGTCTTATGCATTTATGGCTTTAGCTGCTGGTGGAATTTTAGGCAACTTAATAGGTGGATATTACTTACTGAAAGCACCATCCAGAACCATGTTTATTGTGTTTGCAATTCTACTTTCTCTTCAATTTGGGATTTCTGTGACAACAAGGGAGGAATCCCCTGGTTTACCACAGCCATTGAATGGCTGTCTTGCCAGGAAATCTTTGTCAGGAATCATCAGGAAACAGTTCTCTGATCTAATAACAGCTGTTAGTGAGAAGAGTATTTCCCGCCCTCTAGCTTGGATTGTAGCTTCTATTGCTGTTGTCCCAATTCTTTCAGGTTCTATCTTTTGCTATCAAATGCGGTGTCTACATATTGATGCTTCAGTCATTGGGATGTCTCGAGTGATTAGCCAGTTGGTTCTTCTTTCAACAACTGTTCTTTATAATCGTTATTGGAAAAAGGTTCCCATGAGGAAACTGATTGGTGCTGTGCAGATTTTGTATGCTTCTTCCCTACTTCTGGACCTTGTTTTAGTAAAACAGATCAATCTTAGATTTGGAATTCCCAATCAGGTGTTTGCACTATGTTTTTCGGGTTTAGCAGAAACTCTTGCACAATTTAGGCTCCTCCCCTTCTCAGTGCTATTAGCAAGTCTATGTCCCCGGGGTTGTGAAGGATCTCTCACTTCTTTTGTAGCATCATCCCTCTGTTTATCAGCAATGATAAGTGGATTTTTGGGTGTTGGATTGGCTTCTCTTATGGGAATAACATCCAGTGATTACTCAAGCCTGCCTATGGGAATTCTGGTACAGTTCCTTGCAGCTTTAATTCCTTTAGGATGGATTCATTGCATACCCATGGCAGAAGCTGTTgctgagaaggaaaagaagagaagtaTGAGTAAAAGAACTCGAAGAAATAGAAGGGTTGGAAGAATGGTTTTTGGTTCAGTTTATGCTTATCGGCGGGAGAGAGAATCTGAGACACAGAGTTGA
- the LOC109010424 gene encoding pentatricopeptide repeat-containing protein At1g28690, mitochondrial-like has protein sequence MTLFSARKIFALAISRNYASTTITQLPFTPLLHSLQYAIDCQSLSLSQQCHTQILTHGLGQSPFLATKIVSAYSICGSSTWSRLVFDSVEFKNAYLWNSLINGYLKNRSYNYAFDLFNEMCSSDERPDDYTLATLAKVSAEIEDSIAGKLIHGKSLRIGFLSDMVVANSLMSMYCRCGQCEESRRLFDEMPKRNSGSWNVLIAGYASSWDRSFDKEMWEAVKFMQNDGVKPDGFTVSSLLPVCGSDTGRWDHGRELHCYTVKNVLDSGLGSDVHLGCCLIDMYSRNNKVIMGRRVFDRMRCKNVYVWTAMINGYVQDGASDEAFILFHNMQVKDGIEPNRVSLVSILPACGSHGGLLGGKQIHGFAIRKELDNYPPLCNALIDMYSKCGSLVCARRVFEDDSFCKDAISWSSMISGYGLHGRGKEAVLLYEKMLQLGIKPDMITVVGVLSACGRSGLVTEGLNIYSSVLNVYGIEPTVEMCACVVDLFGRSDQLNQALDFIKSMPLEPGPSVWGALVSASVMHGNSEMQDLAYGCLIQVEPKNPSNYISLSNLYATSRRWDVVAEVRTMMKERGMRKAPGCSWISVNGNTHCFYVADKLHPCSNSIYEMLDYLLLIMKGAGSSPDVEDMI, from the coding sequence ATGACCCTCTTCTCTGCACGCAAGATCTTTGCCCTCGCAATCTCCCGTAATTACGCTTCTACCACCATCACCCAGCTGCCCTTCACTCCCCTCCTCCATTCTCTCCAGTATGCAATAGACTGCCAATCCCTGAGCCTCAGCCAACAATGCCAcactcaaattctcacacatgGGCTCGGACAAAGCCCTTTCCTTGCCACCAAAATCGTCTCTGCTTACTCTATATGCGGAAGCTCAACTTGGTCACGGCTCGTTTTCGACTCAGTTGAGTTCAAGAATGCGTACCTATGGAACTCATTGATTAATGGGTATTTGAAAAATCGTTCATATAATTACGCTTTTGATTTGTTCAACGAAATGTGCTCTAGTGATGAAAGGCCGGATGATTACACGCTTGCTACCCTCGCGAAAGTATCTGCCGAGATTGAAGATTCTATTGCTGGGAAACTGATTCATGGGAAGAGTTTGCGAATTGGGTTTCTTTCAGATATGGTTGTTGCCAATTCATTAATGTCGATGTACTGTAGATGCGGCCAATGTGAAGAATCCCGAAGATTGTTTGATGAAATGCCGAAAAGAAATTCAGGTTCTTGGAATGTATTAATAGCGGGATATGCTAGTTCGTGGGATCGCAGTTTTGATAAGGAAATGTGGGAAGCTGTAAAGTTTATGCAGAATGATGGGGTGAAACCCGATGGATTTACAGTTTCGAGCCTGCTGCCCGTTTGTGGCAGTGATACTGGGAGATGGGATCATGGGAGGGAACTTCATTGTTATACTGTGAAAAATGTATTAGATTCAGGTTTGGGATCGGATGTTCACTTGGGGTGTTGTTTGATAGATATGTACTCGAGGAATAATAAAGTTATCATGGGTAGACGGGTTTTTGACAGAATGAGATGCAAAAATGTTTATGTTTGGACGGCAATGATCAATGGTTATGTTCAGGATGGAGCCTCAGATGAAGCATTCATTCTTTTTCACAATATGCAGGTGAAGGATGGAATAGAGCCCAACAGAGTGTCACTTGTGAGCATCCTTCCTGCTTGTGGCTCACATGGTGGTTTACTTGGGGGGAAACAAATTCATGGGTTCGCAATCAGAAAGGAGTTAGATAATTATCCGCCTTTGTGTAATGCTTTAATTGATATGTATTCCAAGTGTGGAAGTTTAGTTTGTGCAAGGAGAGTTTTCGAGGATGATTCTTTCTGTAAAGATGCAATCTCTTGGAGTTCAATGATTTCTGGGTATGGATTGCATGGAAGGGGAAAGGAGGCTGTCCTTTTATATGAGAAGATGCTCCAGCTTGGGATCAAACCAGACATGATAACAGTAGTAGGGGTTCTTTCTGCATGTGGAAGGTCAGGATTGGTGACTGAAGGCTTGAATATCTATAGCTCCGTGCTAAATGTGTATGGAATTGAACCAACAGTAGAGATGTGTGCTTGTGTGGTTGATTTGTTTGGCAGATCAGACCAGCTTAATCAAgctttagattttattaaatcaaTGCCTCTTGAACCTGGTCCAAGTGTTTGGGGGGCTCTTGTTAGTGCCTCTGTAATGCATGGGAATTCTGAGATGCAAGATCTGGCTTATGGGTGTCTTATTCAGGTAGAACCGAAGAATCCCTCAAATTATATCTCGCTATCAAATTTATATGCTACTTCTAGGAGATGGGATGTTGTAGCTGAAGTAAGAACAATGATGAAAGAAAGAGGTATGAGGAAGGCTCCTGGCTGCAGTTGGATTAGCGTTAATGGCAACACCCATTGTTTCTATGTCGCTGATAAACTACATCCTTGCTCCAATTCAATCTATGAGATGCTTGATTACCTACTTCTGATAATGAAGGGAGCTGGTTCTTCTCCTGATGTTGAAGATATGATATAG
- the LOC109010427 gene encoding transcription factor MYB2-like, with the protein MNFGVMAGHLGWGLIGEEGWRKGPWTSDEDRLLIEYVRLHGEGRWNSVARLAGLKRNGKSCRLRWVNYLRPDLKRGQITPHEESIILELHARWGNRWSTIARSLPGRTDNEIKNYWRTHFKKKAKVPSDASEKAKTRLLRRQQFQQQQQQQQLLQQQQQQQQQLQLNQADMKRILALLDENDHKATSVPQARQEMSTMYPNTTEEQSYFYSLLNSNVLVPEASNEDIIWDGLWMDDVHGNFNTASATTRASLQNLVTPFLNL; encoded by the exons atgaactTTGGGGTAATGGCTGGCCATTTGGGTTGGGGTTTAATAGGAGAGGAGGGTTGGAGGAAGGGACCCTGGACTTCTGACGAAGATAGATTGCTTATTGAGTATGTCAGGCTGCATGGTGAAGGACGATGGAACTCTGTTGCTAGGCTTGCAG GGTTGAAAAGGAATGGAAAGAGCTGTAGACTGAGGTGGGTGAATTATCTGAGGCCAGACCTCAAGAGGGGGCAGATAACCCCTCATGAGGAGAGCATAATTCTAGAGCTGCATGCTAGATGGGGGAACAG GTGGTCAACAATTGCTCGAAGCTTGCCAGGGAGAACTGACAATGAGATCAAGAACTACTGGAGGACCCATTTCAAGAAAAAAGCTAAAGTCCCTTCTGATGCCTCTGAAAAGGCAAAAACACGCCTGCTAAGGAGGCAGCAATTTCAACAacagcagcaacagcagcagctgctacaacaacaacaacagcaacagcaacaaTTGCAACTGAATCAAGCGGACATGAAAAGGATCCTGGCCTTGCTCGATGAAAATGACCATAAGGCTACATCTGTACCTCAAGCAAGGCAGGAAATGAGCACCATGTATCCCAACACCACTGAGGAGCAGAGCTATTTCTATTCCTTGCTCAATAGCAATGTGCTTGTGCCTGAGGCCTCAAACGAGGACATAATATGGGATGGATTATGGATGGATGATGTCCATGGCAATTTCAATACAGCCAGCGCCACAACCAGAGCTAGTCTGCAGAATCTAGTCACTCCCTTTTTAAATCTTTGA